The window gtcaaagagaagttcaaaatggagacgtcccagtctgttatCAATGCACtaagaccaggcgattggatggtctctctcgaccttcaggacgcgtattttcacgtccccattcatcctcaatcaagaaagtttttgaggtttgtcctggggaagagtcttccaattcagggctcTCTGTTTGGTCTGAGTACAGCGCCCATGGtattcacagtcctgatgaggaacgttgcccggtggcttcatcttgccggGGATAAGGATATCgctctatctagacgattggctcatccgagccttcCCAagaacaaaggtgtctggaggacttgcattcAACTTTGgagttgacaaagtccctgggacttcttgtgaatttagagaaagtcccatctgatcccctctcagtccattctttatctggggattcagatggattcagtgggttttcgagcctttccatcccaggaacgtcagcagcattGCTTAGTAAAAGTTTCGCCTTcctgggaaagaaacatgctcggtgagggaatggatgagtctgctggggaccatttcatcactggagaagtttgtttccctgggaggttgcatctcagacccctccagttCTTTCTTGCGGACAACTGGAGGAACAAGGAGGACTTGGAAGAGTCTCTCAGGATCTttctctctgtcaaggaccatcttcggtggtggctcgacccctgtaaagttggcagaagggtttctctctctatcttcagagcccccgacctagtgttgttttccgacgcgtccatgtcgggatggggagcaacactagggggaggaagtgtcaggcacctggaaaggggaacaggtgtcctggcacataaatctcaaaagaactgaaagcgattttcctggctcttcagttcttccaggATCAAGTTGCAGGTTGGGTGATtcaagtcaactccgacaacaccacagccctggcgtacctcaagaaacagggaggtactcattctcggtccctgttcttgatggcaaaggagatcctgctttggactcatTCTCACCAGGTGACGATTCTCACTCGTTTTgtagcaggggtcgagaatgtccgcggaccttctcagtcgacaacatcagcttctgccaacagaatggactctgaacgAGGAGGTGTGTCTGGATCTTTGGaaactttggggacgtcccctaGTGGACCTCTTTCGCGACTTCAGGACCAAAGGcttgcccctttactgctctcctgttctCGATCCGGGAGCCCTAGCAGtagatgcctttctctgggactggaaaggcctagatctttacgcctttccccattcaagattctgggggaagTGATCAGAAATtttgtagcctcagaagggacAAGGAATGACTTTAATCgccccttttggccttcagcagaatggttcccagaggtcATGACCTCTCGTGGTGGACTatccaagaacgcttcctttgagaacagatcttctcaaacaaccccacttcgagaggtaccacaaaaaccttcccgctctgagtctaactgcatacagactatctcgaagttgctcagagcgagaggtttttcagACCAGTGGCTAAAGGCGATcgctaacgccaggagagcctcttccagcgcagtgtaccagtccaagtggatcattttcaggaggtggtgtaaacttaagggaatttcctccaccacgacctctctttcccagatagcggacttcctttTATATCTCAGGGAGAAAGGAAAAcctggcagtccctaccatcaaaggctataggagtatgctgtcaacggtcttcaggcacagaggcctgaacttatcggacaataaagaccttcatgatcttcttaggtcttttgagacgtctaaggtagcctAGGCCCTAAGTTACTCCTccttggaatttagatgtagttctaAAATTTCTGATGTCGAAGAGGTTTGAACCTTTAAATTCTGCTTCCTTCAGAGATGTAacaaagaaagctattttcctaactgctctggcgacggcttaagagagttagtgaagttcaagcgTTCAGCAAGATTATTGGGTTTCAGggccctgatgctgtctgttctctgagtcctatttttcttgctaagaatgagaacccgtcaaACCCTTGGCCCAGACGTTTGAAATAAAGGGCTTGAcggacatcactggacaagaacctgagagaaccctgtgtcctgtcagggctctcaaattttatttgcagaggacccagaattgtagaggtccttctagcaatctCTGGTGCTCCGTTAAAGGCCTGATATACCTATCTCGAAAAATGCCCTGTCATTCTTTCTTAGAAGCACCATCAAGAGGCCCATTCAGTGTGCTGCCAAGAAGAAGActtgagaactttgaaggttaaggctcacgaagtgagagccattgctacctcagtggctttccagaaaaaccagtctctcaatgacattctgggtgccactttttggcggAAGTAATTcggtctttgcttctcattatctcacagaagtgaagTCGTCCTATGAGACTGTTCTTGCGCTGGGACCTTACGTTTCATAAACACGATCTTGGGAGAAAAgcgcaatactcatcctatcctttagttttgttttggtgtgttttttatatttttgttttgttttttatggttgttgggtggccaccaGTGGTGGACGTCCCAATCTttagtttatgttaatcttttgacgtagttaggcttggtcaggtggttgttagttTGTCTTTTACCCTCTAGTatggtcatatggtctagtcacattgtggtctcgcccccgttgacagatcatctagattccaccagctctataggtctctaccttgctggagttttctagtaaagcagaagcaggcttgggtgacagtaatcacgaagtcagcaatgctaacaggtaaggaaccaaggcgtcaatcgcctacatagttttgtttcctaaatcctattctgtctcttcccacctccaatggtgggattcagctatatatatatctgtcaggtaagtttcatgaacaaaatgatatttttatgataaaataaagtttgttcatacttacctggcagatatatataatcatagtgcccgccctcctcccctcaggagacagtagttctagtttctagaaaatctgaatagaaaatgggaatggttcctgattaccgcctcccagcggcgggaatgagtactaaccacctggcccatctgcgtgtgccgtaagttttgaatttctgtcggatttcggagaatacagctgtatatatatctgccaggtaagtatgaacaaactttattttatcataaaaatatcatattctgttctattttctttgtaagtACCTGTTTCTCCAATGTTTACAGAATTACAGGTCTTAAAAATATGTCATAGACTTTTTCCTGTTGAATAATAGGATGCTCTTTTATACCACTGTGTAGGTCTAACAATATCTCTATATATGTTTGATCCACTttattgctactttttttttctttatgctttttcAATATCTCCTTCATACTCCAGTGTGTCTCCAAGGTAACATAATTGCTCTATCTCTTCTAGGACCTCTGTATTTCCACAGCAATATGGTCTCCctcttatttcttatttgctcttctcttcatcttctttcatattttatcttctcatatatttttcatatattttttaagtcaTACTTATTATTAGCAGGCCAAAAAACTGCATTATGCTTAGTTTGGAGAAAAAGTTCACCCCCAGGGTTTTGGAGTTGATCAGATTATCATAAGTGTCCCCAACCCAGAGGCATTGACATCAAAGACAGCAGCAGAGATGAAGATCAGGAGGAACAGCGGCAATTTGGAAGACTATACTAGTTAGTGGTATAAGGGACAGTTTTTCAGTTGTATTAGAAAGATTCTCATTTGAACAACTCATTTTAACAAATCTGCAGTCATACAGAATCATATTGTGTACAGGGATTAAACAGGCCAGCACCTATGGCATTTCAGGCAGGCTACTGGAAAAGCTGCTTACCTATTTGTCACTCCCTCTTCTGCAACAAGTCCTAAACCTCCTTCTCTAAGGGCAAAACAGCTGCAAGATTTTAATGTAGAATCTCATCTCTTGTAGATGGGCAACTCAGAACTTGAGGATGAGGTTGATAACTGCATCTTTCTCCTTGCATCATCATTCTTAAGTCAGATTTTCCCTTTACAGGGTTAAATCTGAAATGAGTTCTCATCCTGCTTCTTCTTTATCTACTACTTTTCTAACTGCTTCTCACCCTTTTTTCAGCACAAACTCAAACCATCTCAGTCTGCTTTTCAGCCTCTGGACACCACATCTCTCTGCAGCTTCATATGTCAGCTTCATATGTAATACAAACTTTCCAACATACTCTAACTGGGAACTCAGCATTTTATATTTCCACCGCAAAACCTCCATTTTCTTTGTAGGTATCTATGTCTCCAATGTTTAGAGAATTACAGGCTGTACAAAAGTTTCACAAGCTTTGCCCTGTTGACTAATGGGATGTTCTTACATACCACTGTATTGGTTTAGCAATCTCTTTACATGTGATCCACATTATTGTAActctttttctttatgctttCTCAGTACCTTCTTCATAATTCATTGTGTTCCCAAGACAACATAATTAGGCTGCTCTACCTCTTGTAAGGCCTCTGTATTTTCACCACAATatggtcttcctcttctttcttatttGCCCTTCTCATGtatttccatatttaatttttaattttcttgctcGGTGTCTCGTATGACACCATCTGTTACATTACTGAGTTCACCCTATACCTATCTCACAGCATCTACTGGGCTACTTTCTTGATTAcactttttcttttggtttttatgtCTCCAAAAGTTTTTTTGCTTACATAGATTCTCTTCTTTATTCTCTCCTCTCCAGTTCACTCTTCCATTTTTCCTAACATTTCTGTGATCTTTGATTTTGTCTAAATACTGGGTCACTGTAGATCTTATGTTATGGTTTAGTAACATCCCTAGTTTAATGAGTCTGCCTGGCATCATCTGTTACTGTTCATACTTATCTAATTGCATGTCATGGTACTCTCTCAAATACttcattttgaagtattttcattttgaagaatGTCTTGATGGGTTATCTCTTTGGCTTGAAGGCAAACTGACATTTATCTATTTAacaaattttctttacatttctttcagCACTTTCTCCAatattgtcattgatttgaataTAAACCACtcattttgattttgcttctatcCAGAAAGTCCAgcagttacagaagataacagcaTGAAACCGGGTAAACATTGTAAACAAGTTATTTTAGTTAGTGGCACAGAAATGTTACAGAAATTTAGAACTGTTTTGGTTTAAAAGGTGCCTAgtccgtaaggggttagtgccatcagtgcacctcacatggtgcacggTAAGCATTACTttaggatctttgcagcgttccttcggacccctggctgcaacctctttcatattctgttttttcCATCAGACTTTTCACCCTCTGTATCaactgtttcagagtgcaactgtgaggttttcttccttttacacctttcagtccttcttcctgtctatttcccttccagcgctgaatgaccttgtaggtcccagtgcttagccatatgccaaaattctatattccatttcaaaagGTGCCAACAAATATTTCCTGGAGAGACCtattaaaagtatttaaatattgtttttaccCATTTTAGTATGTTGTTatagttcattaattttttatcaattatattttttcatcaacagGAAATGCTGTCTCCCGATGTACCAGAGTTTGTGCCTCGGGAATTTCAAAATCACGATGCTTCTGCAGGAGCTGGGCATGTAGAACATACCGCTTCTAGCTATACATCTCACTCACACTCACAGTCTCATCATTACAGCTCAAACCATGGTGTATTTAACCCAGGCAGTTGGAGAAGTGAGTCAGTGCATTCATTATCTTTGAATGAAAAAACAAGGAGTTTAAACAGATATAGGAGTGGCCAAGGTGAAAACAAGCCATTCTATCCATCTTCAAACAGCAGCTGGAGAAATACGGGGAATGATGGTTTTAACCCAAAATACTCTGGGAAGTTAAGAGATGTATCATTAAAGGAGAAGCAGAATTGGAGAGAAAATACTAGCCAAGCAGAAACTGTCGGCAACTCTCGGTCACTGCATCAGAGTCTTGTTAGGTCTGAAGGTGATGAATCCCCTGGTAAAAATAAGAACTGGAGAAAAAAGTCCAGTCAAGTACAGAGTGCTTGGAGTAACAAAGGGTTTGATCAACAGATTGTAGTGTCTGGTAACATTACTCAGAGTGCACCTGCAGAATCTAATGCTCCACAGAATTATAAGCAAAGACCTCCTCCCAACAAGACTGATTCTGTGTCACATCCACCAAATGCTATTTCCAACTCAGCTAGAGGAAATCGAGTTACAAAGGTTGAGGGCCTAATATTTTCCACCCAATTTAAGCATGAAGATGATGTAAGCTACACTAAAATTTTAAGTAGGAAGAATATTGATGGAGCTTCAAGGGAAAGAGCTGACACAGTTAAAAATGACTCTTTGTTTCACTCTGAAGAACAGTGGCCTTCACTTTCAATTACACAATCCCAAAATTCTTCTGGCAATTGTgttaatgtctggataaaaaaTATCGATGAAAAACAATCTTCATGTTCCAAGCCTGGTCTCACAGATGTAACTTCAAGTTCAGTTTCATTACAGAATATAATATCAGGGGCAAAGGATAATGGTACAGCATATCCTAACATGAACATTGTTGTAAACAAACCTGGGTGTCATAGTCATGTTACTGATAGAAAGGATTTACATGAGAAGAATACACAAGGTTATCAAAGCTATGATGAAACCACAAAAGAGAGAATTCTGAACAGTGAGCTGGCCACGAAATCCTACAGCAAGTCAAAGGAATTAGAGGGTAATGAACTGAAGAGCTgcaaaaaagttacagaaagccCAGCATATTCTAAACAAATGGATGTTTCCAGTAAAATGAACTCATCTCATTTGAGCACTGTGTCCATGAATCAAAATACAActaacacagaattaaaaactgtGATACCGAGTAGTTCTTCAATGGAGGAATATACAACTGAGTGGcaagtacaaaagaaaaagaagaaaaaggtgaaagaaCAATTAGAAACTGCTGTGAGAAATACTGACAGGAACAACAGTTCAAATAAGGAAGTAAAAGTTAAAAGGGATGATTCACAGAATAAATATCCTAAAATTTCCAAATAtgacaatacaaagaaaaccaaCCTAGGGATAGGGGACAAAACTCTGAAGAACCAGTCCAAAAGTAATAGAGCTGACAAATATGATCATGGCCAAGAAAAGCTCAGAGAATCTGTTCAAGAAAATGCAGATAAGGGGAAAGATAATTTTTCCAAGTCAAAAAATTTTGAAGAGCCATCACTCTTAAGTCATAAATCCACAAGAAGTAATGACAGGAATGTTGTTGCAGAAGTTGAGTCTAGTATTAACAGCAAATCTAAAGACTCTGTTATTGTTTCAGGCTGTGCTTTGCAAAATGTACCAGAAAGCAGTGATGGGAATTCCCAAAGATCTTCAGTCTCACTGGCTACCAAAGAACCCCCCattaaagatgaaaaagcaaagaaagcCAGTGCAGAGAAAAAGGCAAGgattaaggaagaaaaaatgaggaGGAGAGAGTTAAAGATTAAGAAGGCCCAGGCCCAACTGTTGGCTGACTCTAAGGTGACTGTGGTTAGCAAAGAAGTTTTGGAAATGATGTATCGTGGTCAAAATCAGCGCTCGGGAAAGATGTCAGGGGCCGTGTCCAAAGGTAAAGTTTTCAACCCAGAACCATCTCAGGGAGGCAATGAGAATTTCCAGTTCTCTTTTGAGAACTACCCAAGTTTACAAGGAGACAGCAAGAACAAGGTAACTAAACACAAGGAGTCTCCAATAAATGATAAAGGCAGTGTTCTTCAGGGGCCCATCATGTTAGGTGAGGGGCACTATGAATTGAAAGCTAAAGAAGACAAAgatattaaatttcaaaacagccTCACACGGAGAAGAGTCAATGTTGCATTATCCAGTTTTCTCTCAGAAGACAGTAAAGGTAAAAAAGCAGACACATCAGGTGCATCTGTTTCAGAAAGTACTCCAAGTTATAGTAAGGCTTTATTAACTGCTGCCAGCAAGGAAATAGGAACGAAACCATCTCATGAAGTAAATAAGCCAGAGGTGACTCAACCAACTCCCAAAGTGAATAACTCAAATCTAACTCGGCAGACTCCtgagaaaaagaaagttaaaaccaaagatgaaataaaatttaatctcATGGATGCTGtagcaaagaaagtaaaaaagaaggaTCTCCTGAATGTTAAAAAAGTAAGTACTGTATGCCAAAGGCTCTGCTAGTTTTGAATACTGTATAGCAGTGTAAGTAATGATCAAAATAacttgcaaatttatttttatcatttagaaTGATGCTTATAACTATTGAAGGACagtctattttttttagtaaaagtcCATACGTTGGTGTTTATGTTCACCAGTAGATACAGTATAGACCAAAGTTTTTCATGAACTTACAGTATAGACCAAAGTTTTCCATGAACTTAGCATACCAAACTGTTTTGAATGCTGAATAACTATGCAATTTGATCATTAGTGGTGTTTAGTAGTCGCTGCCAAGCATTTCATGTATGAAATACAGATAGAAAGCAGAGTGCATTACCAAACTGTCTTTTCTAcccacttttctcttttttgcctGTTAAGATATTCtgtgtttctattttatcttcaCTGTTTATCAGCAGagatttgttaatatatattattgcttcTGTGTTGCAAGTGTCTAAGAGTAGTCTCAGTGAAAGTCTTAAATAATTTCCTCAATGTGTACACATGCATGATGTGGATCTttcaagtactgtacatgcaagTATTCTGGCCAGTTAGGAACGACTGTAAGTGTAACTGCTCCATCTTCCTTTTTAGGGTTTTTATCCTGCTGCTAAATAGCAACCAAGAGTGGTTGGGAAAATCTGGCCAAAACTGCTGAAAGATTTGTATATACAGAATTTGTGAATCCAAAGTAAATCAGCaaatacacatttttaaatatctaacttccctggtagttacatatatatagctttatcccgccgattcgtcgcgccgcacggcagaaattcaaaattcggcaatcgccgatagatggtcaggtggccatacctgagcgccctctaccaggtaactagaaccattcccaattgtcctcagaaattccctgccgtcgttctatcaacacgttggaaattcgctctactttggtttgctttactacaattggtgaagtacccattacttgtttggtttttcgttgatggctttcgctgattttggatcttcctg of the Macrobrachium rosenbergii isolate ZJJX-2024 chromosome 16, ASM4041242v1, whole genome shotgun sequence genome contains:
- the Sbp2 gene encoding serine-rich adhesin for platelets isoform X2, which encodes MTTASLTDEKEMLSPDVPEFVPREFQNHDASAGAGHVEHTASSYTSHSHSQSHHYSSNHGVFNPGSWRSESVHSLSLNEKTRSLNRYRSGQGENKPFYPSSNSSWRNTGNDGFNPKYSGKLRDVSLKEKQNWRENTSQAETVGNSRSLHQSLVRSEGDESPGKNKNWRKKSSQVQSAWSNKGFDQQIVVSGNITQSAPAESNAPQNYKQRPPPNKTDSVSHPPNAISNSARGNRVTKVEGLIFSTQFKHEDDVSYTKILSRKNIDGASRERADTVKNDSLFHSEEQWPSLSITQSQNSSGNCVNVWIKNIDEKQSSCSKPGLTDVTSSSVSLQNIISGAKDNGTAYPNMNIVVNKPGCHSHVTDRKDLHEKNTQGYQSYDETTKERILNSELATKSYSKSKELEGNELKSCKKVTESPAYSKQMDVSSKMNSSHLSTVSMNQNTTNTELKTVIPSSSSMEEYTTEWQVQKKKKKKVKEQLETAVRNTDRNNSSNKEVKVKRDDSQNKYPKISKYDNTKKTNLGIGDKTLKNQSKSNRADKYDHGQEKLRESVQENADKGKDNFSKSKNFEEPSLLSHKSTRSNDRNVVAEVESSINSKSKDSVIVSGCALQNVPESSDGNSQRSSVSLATKEPPIKDEKAKKASAEKKARIKEEKMRRRELKIKKAQAQLLADSKVTVVSKEVLEMMYRGQNQRSGKMSGAVSKGKVFNPEPSQGGNENFQFSFENYPSLQGDSKNKVTKHKESPINDKGSVLQGPIMLGEGHYELKAKEDKDIKFQNSLTRRRVNVALSSFLSEDSKGKKADTSGASVSESTPSYSKALLTAASKEIGTKPSHEVNKPEVTQPTPKVNNSNLTRQTPEKKKVKTKDEIKFNLMDAVAKKVKKKDLLNVKKTKAVNQVDFDPVTMAIKERIRNRSRILLSALDHQTNKTDARERNQKRRRSLLAALDNTSKPRAEVVAKRGKQREGQKKKKLSALKKAIKRARQQEVENLLSVLQEAKKLQESSMPVDVPVTCSSPLETSETPVLDEAPEATTCDKEPENSTEKVENEDLKVVPGSDVQGVSLSNERASDCVKYENMANEINTKEIQSTNPDFSLKCQKILEDMEFLHNSVHKRSFREYCNHMITPEVNVAAKELISTLVAFQDRQYKRDPVKARMRRRFVCGLRSTVKAMGKMSCIVVAPDIERCKGPGALDEVVENMLRQAENHSVPVIFALTCKKIGNLCLKRVGVSCIGIINYHGAQGVFQKLMEMIPEAKAQYQQRVARGFCSIPVGDEPPDDEPESAQDSVKQVDSSDISKEATKDPSVVDRHSIREEVIASTVAILNEHSSEESVSFLENGKKLATNEEGSSLIMQFHGDREAEVVSSPAAPNKASDEELAY
- the Sbp2 gene encoding serine-rich adhesin for platelets isoform X1; protein product: MTTASLTDEKEMLSPDVPEFVPREFQNHDASAGAGHVEHTASSYTSHSHSQSHHYSSNHGVFNPGSWRSESVHSLSLNEKTRSLNRYRSGQGENKPFYPSSNSSWRNTGNDGFNPKYSGKLRDVSLKEKQNWRENTSQAETVGNSRSLHQSLVRSEGDESPGKNKNWRKKSSQVQSAWSNKGFDQQIVVSGNITQSAPAESNAPQNYKQRPPPNKTDSVSHPPNAISNSARGNRVTKVEGLIFSTQFKHEDDVSYTKILSRKNIDGASRERADTVKNDSLFHSEEQWPSLSITQSQNSSGNCVNVWIKNIDEKQSSCSKPGLTDVTSSSVSLQNIISGAKDNGTAYPNMNIVVNKPGCHSHVTDRKDLHEKNTQGYQSYDETTKERILNSELATKSYSKSKELEGNELKSCKKVTESPAYSKQMDVSSKMNSSHLSTVSMNQNTTNTELKTVIPSSSSMEEYTTEWQVQKKKKKKVKEQLETAVRNTDRNNSSNKEVKVKRDDSQNKYPKISKYDNTKKTNLGIGDKTLKNQSKSNRADKYDHGQEKLRESVQENADKGKDNFSKSKNFEEPSLLSHKSTRSNDRNVVAEVESSINSKSKDSVIVSGCALQNVPESSDGNSQRSSVSLATKEPPIKDEKAKKASAEKKARIKEEKMRRRELKIKKAQAQLLADSKVTVVSKEVLEMMYRGQNQRSGKMSGAVSKGKVFNPEPSQGGNENFQFSFENYPSLQGDSKNKVTKHKESPINDKGSVLQGPIMLGEGHYELKAKEDKDIKFQNSLTRRRVNVALSSFLSEDSKGKKADTSGASVSESTPSYSKALLTAASKEIGTKPSHEVNKPEVTQPTPKVNNSNLTRQTPEKKKVKTKDEIKFNLMDAVAKKVKKKDLLNVKKQTKAVNQVDFDPVTMAIKERIRNRSRILLSALDHQTNKTDARERNQKRRRSLLAALDNTSKPRAEVVAKRGKQREGQKKKKLSALKKAIKRARQQEVENLLSVLQEAKKLQESSMPVDVPVTCSSPLETSETPVLDEAPEATTCDKEPENSTEKVENEDLKVVPGSDVQGVSLSNERASDCVKYENMANEINTKEIQSTNPDFSLKCQKILEDMEFLHNSVHKRSFREYCNHMITPEVNVAAKELISTLVAFQDRQYKRDPVKARMRRRFVCGLRSTVKAMGKMSCIVVAPDIERCKGPGALDEVVENMLRQAENHSVPVIFALTCKKIGNLCLKRVGVSCIGIINYHGAQGVFQKLMEMIPEAKAQYQQRVARGFCSIPVGDEPPDDEPESAQDSVKQVDSSDISKEATKDPSVVDRHSIREEVIASTVAILNEHSSEESVSFLENGKKLATNEEGSSLIMQFHGDREAEVVSSPAAPNKASDEELAY